In Nymphaea colorata isolate Beijing-Zhang1983 chromosome 3, ASM883128v2, whole genome shotgun sequence, a genomic segment contains:
- the LOC116249705 gene encoding uncharacterized protein LOC116249705, with protein sequence MSMAPVPSDSKPPTNEVPETQRSPDENQNDAAGAREEDNERERRQEGGGEEEGHRDEEEEEEEQMECGFCLFMKGGGCKESFISWEKCIEEAEKSKEDVVEKCAEVTRVLRECMLRHSDYYEPLLSAEKAMEDQAARELEQEEAAAASEDPNSSQKMEGDKKVDA encoded by the coding sequence ATGTCTATGGCACCCGTGCCGTCGGATTCGAAGCCACCCACCAACGAAGTCCCGGAGACCCAAAGATCTCCAGACGAAAATCAGAATGATGCAGCGGGAGCGAGAGAGGAGGATAATGAAAGAGAACGCAGACAAGAAGGcggaggagaagaggaaggccacagggatgaggaggaggaggaggaggagcagatGGAGTGCGGGTTCTGTTTGTTTATGAAAGGAGGTGGCTGCAAGGAAAGCTTCATCTCGTGGGAGAAGTGCATCGAGGAAGCCGAGAAGAGCAAGGAGGACGTGGTTGAAAAATGTGCCGAGGTGACTCGGGTGCTGAGGGAGTGCATGCTTCGCCACTCTGACTACTACGAGCCCCTTCTTAGCGCCGAGAAGGCCATGGAGGATCAGGCGGCTCGCGAATTGGAGCAGGAAGAAGCGGCGGCGGCTTCGGAGGATCCCAATTCGTCGCAGAAGATGGAAGGGGACAAAAAGGTGGATGCTTAG